The Legionella sp. PATHC032 genome has a window encoding:
- a CDS encoding glutamine--tRNA ligase/YqeY domain fusion protein, protein MTEQTEKRAHFIRQLIIDDLANGKHQGVVTRFPPEPNGYLHVGHAKSICLNFGLAEEFKGKCFLRFDDTNPIKEEEEYVNAIIDDVRWLGFEWCAMTHSSDYYHELYELAIYLIKKDMAYVDSLSMEEIRAFRGTLQEPGRESPYRNRTVEENLDLFARMKAGEFPDGTHVLRAKIDMKSGNLNMRDPVLYRIRHASHQRTGDEWCIYPMYDYAHPISDALEKITHSLCTLEFQDHRPLYDWLVDNLPLPAKPVQTEFARLNLSHTVTSKRKLRELVEKKIVTGWDDPRLPTLRGMRKRGYPPAAIRQFCEIIGISRSDSVIDMTLLEECVRAEFNKTAKRALCVMEPLKVVIVNYPENKVEQLQAAFYPQNPESESRNLPFSREIYIEKSDFMENPPNKYFRLSPGAEVRLRHAYVIKCQEVIRNDQGEVTELHCTYDENTLGKNPEDRKVKGVIHWVSSSHAYPVTIYQYDRLFTDPNPAREEDYFQFLNHNSLQTLQGFCEPAMVQQAEGDVFQFERLGYYCVNSVAEGCVQAFHRVVDLKDTWGKVS, encoded by the coding sequence ATGACAGAACAAACTGAAAAAAGAGCTCACTTTATTAGACAACTTATTATAGATGATTTGGCAAATGGAAAACATCAAGGAGTCGTAACTCGTTTCCCTCCTGAACCCAATGGATATCTCCATGTTGGACATGCCAAGTCTATTTGTCTTAATTTTGGCTTGGCAGAAGAGTTTAAGGGAAAATGTTTTTTACGTTTTGATGATACCAATCCAATTAAAGAAGAGGAAGAATATGTAAACGCGATCATTGATGATGTTCGTTGGCTGGGATTTGAATGGTGTGCCATGACACATTCATCCGACTACTATCATGAGCTGTATGAGTTAGCCATTTATCTTATTAAGAAAGATATGGCTTATGTCGATAGCTTGAGTATGGAAGAAATTCGTGCTTTTCGCGGTACTTTACAAGAACCAGGGCGTGAAAGTCCTTATAGAAACAGAACAGTCGAAGAGAATCTGGATTTGTTCGCTCGGATGAAAGCGGGTGAGTTTCCTGATGGAACTCATGTTTTGAGAGCAAAAATAGATATGAAATCAGGTAATTTGAATATGCGTGATCCGGTTTTATATCGTATACGCCATGCGTCGCATCAGCGCACAGGAGATGAATGGTGTATTTATCCTATGTATGATTATGCTCATCCTATTTCTGATGCTTTGGAAAAAATAACACATTCTTTATGTACGTTGGAGTTTCAGGATCATAGACCTTTATATGATTGGCTGGTTGATAATTTACCTTTACCTGCCAAACCAGTACAAACCGAATTTGCCAGATTAAATTTATCCCATACCGTCACGAGTAAGAGAAAGTTACGTGAATTGGTTGAAAAAAAGATAGTTACAGGATGGGATGACCCACGATTGCCCACATTACGAGGTATGCGCAAAAGGGGGTATCCACCTGCTGCAATTCGACAATTCTGTGAAATAATTGGCATATCAAGAAGTGATTCCGTCATTGATATGACTTTACTTGAGGAATGTGTTCGCGCTGAATTTAATAAAACTGCGAAACGGGCTCTTTGTGTTATGGAACCCTTAAAGGTTGTTATTGTAAATTACCCGGAAAATAAAGTAGAACAACTTCAAGCAGCTTTCTACCCTCAAAATCCTGAATCAGAGAGCAGGAATTTACCCTTTTCCCGTGAAATTTATATTGAAAAGTCTGATTTTATGGAAAATCCGCCTAATAAATATTTCCGATTATCTCCTGGAGCTGAAGTACGTCTGCGTCATGCCTATGTTATAAAGTGCCAGGAAGTTATCCGTAATGACCAAGGTGAAGTAACAGAATTGCATTGTACTTATGATGAAAATACTCTCGGTAAAAATCCGGAAGATCGTAAGGTGAAGGGCGTTATTCATTGGGTGTCTTCTTCACATGCTTATCCTGTCACTATTTATCAATATGACCGGTTATTTACAGACCCCAATCCTGCACGGGAAGAAGATTATTTTCAGTTTCTGAATCATAACTCTTTACAAACCCTCCAGGGATTCTGTGAACCGGCAATGGTGCAGCAGGCAGAAGGTGATGTTTTTCAATTTGAGCGTTTAGGCTATTATTGCGTCAATTCGGTGGCTGAGGGCTGTGTTCAAGCCTTTCATCGGGTAGTGGATTTAAAGGACACTTGGGGTAAAGTGAGTTGA
- a CDS encoding DUF6482 family protein: protein MVNQTRENLINKVKDGSDSIALIYSPIELHEYIVEIISKDSDQFIYKGKEICHFNSIDEAVSRATELGAKEFFLCADNTYDECGSLNSVQHFDYMPIYSKFKRT, encoded by the coding sequence ATGGTAAACCAAACACGTGAAAATTTAATTAATAAAGTCAAGGATGGTTCCGATTCTATCGCTTTAATCTATTCTCCAATCGAACTTCATGAATATATTGTTGAAATTATTTCTAAAGATTCTGATCAATTTATCTATAAAGGAAAGGAAATATGTCATTTTAATTCGATTGATGAAGCAGTGTCTCGTGCTACAGAATTAGGAGCAAAAGAGTTTTTTCTTTGTGCAGATAATACATATGATGAATGTGGTTCTTTAAATTCTGTGCAACACTTTGATTATATGCCTATTTATTCTAAATTTAAGCGCACTTGA
- the trpB gene encoding tryptophan synthase subunit beta, whose protein sequence is MSKKELPDEFGHFGPYGGMFVADTLVHALKQLEHAYTKYRNDPHFLAELQTELKDYVGRPNPLYHAVHLSKKIGGAQIYLKREDLNHTGAHKINNTIGQALLAKRMGKTRVIAETGAGQHGVATATVAAKFGFQCVVYMGSEDIKRQSSNVYRMKLLGAEVVPVTSGSKTLKDALNEALRDWVSHVDDTFYIIGTVAGPHPYPQMVRDFQAIIGVEARAQHMEKTGRLPDALVACVGGGSNAIGLFYPFLNDQSVMIYGIEAGGKGIETGEHSASLIAGKPGVLHGNRTYLLCDEYGQVKDTHSVSAGLDYPGVGPEHAYLKDTGRVIYKAINDSEALDAFRLLTHTEGIIPALESSHAVAYAIQLAKTMSKEQSIIVNLSGRGDKDMHTVAAIDGITI, encoded by the coding sequence ATGAGTAAAAAAGAGCTTCCAGATGAGTTTGGCCATTTTGGCCCCTATGGCGGTATGTTTGTAGCCGATACCTTAGTTCATGCTTTAAAGCAATTAGAGCATGCTTATACCAAATATCGCAACGATCCGCATTTTCTGGCTGAACTACAGACAGAATTAAAAGATTATGTGGGGCGACCTAATCCTCTGTATCACGCGGTACACTTAAGCAAAAAAATAGGTGGTGCACAAATTTATCTCAAGCGCGAAGATTTAAATCATACGGGTGCTCATAAAATCAATAATACTATTGGACAAGCTTTACTCGCCAAACGCATGGGGAAAACTCGAGTGATCGCAGAAACGGGTGCAGGTCAACATGGTGTTGCCACTGCTACAGTTGCCGCTAAATTTGGGTTTCAATGCGTTGTGTACATGGGGTCTGAAGATATCAAGCGTCAATCCAGTAATGTTTATAGGATGAAATTGTTAGGTGCTGAAGTAGTGCCTGTCACCTCAGGATCAAAGACCTTGAAAGATGCTTTAAATGAAGCATTGAGAGATTGGGTGAGTCATGTCGATGACACATTCTATATCATTGGTACGGTTGCAGGTCCCCATCCTTATCCTCAAATGGTAAGAGACTTTCAAGCGATTATTGGTGTCGAAGCTCGTGCTCAACATATGGAAAAAACAGGACGTTTGCCAGACGCTCTGGTAGCTTGTGTCGGAGGTGGATCCAATGCAATAGGTTTGTTTTATCCCTTTTTGAATGATCAATCTGTCATGATTTATGGTATTGAAGCTGGGGGTAAGGGTATAGAAACCGGGGAGCATTCTGCCTCTCTCATCGCTGGAAAGCCTGGTGTGTTGCACGGCAATAGAACCTATTTACTGTGCGATGAGTATGGACAGGTGAAAGACACCCATTCCGTATCAGCTGGGCTGGATTATCCTGGGGTTGGGCCTGAGCATGCTTATTTAAAAGATACTGGACGAGTCATTTATAAAGCAATAAACGACTCCGAAGCCTTAGATGCGTTTCGCCTGTTAACTCATACGGAAGGGATTATTCCAGCATTAGAATCTAGCCATGCGGTAGCCTATGCCATACAATTGGCTAAAACCATGTCAAAAGAACAGAGTATCATAGTCAATCTATCTGGTCGTGGTGATAAAGATATGCATACAGTAGCTGCTATTGACGGTATAACAATTTAA
- the trpA gene encoding tryptophan synthase subunit alpha — MNRIDKTLENLKANRKKMLSPYITAGDPHPEITVSLMHQLVKSGADVLELGIPFSDPMAEGPVIQRAMERALAHSIHCDDVLNMVRQFRKTDTETPVILMGYLNPIEQYGYDLFAQQAVEAGVDGTILVDLPPEEADGVSRVWQKHGLYSIYLCSPTTSAERMNYINQHANGYLYYVSLKGVTGSDALKLPELKAQYLQRKAQSKLPLMVGFGIKTPEMAAQVAEFADGVIVGAALINEIIEAYEAKKDPLQASGALLSSMRQAIDNIGSMV; from the coding sequence ATGAACCGAATTGATAAGACTCTGGAAAATTTAAAAGCCAATAGAAAAAAAATGTTAAGTCCTTATATTACTGCAGGTGATCCGCACCCTGAGATAACAGTAAGTTTAATGCATCAATTGGTTAAATCGGGAGCGGATGTATTGGAGCTGGGAATACCATTTTCTGACCCTATGGCCGAAGGTCCTGTGATACAAAGAGCAATGGAACGAGCTTTAGCGCATTCAATTCATTGCGATGATGTATTGAATATGGTTAGGCAATTTCGTAAAACGGATACCGAAACGCCTGTGATTCTTATGGGATATTTGAATCCTATAGAACAATATGGCTATGATCTTTTTGCCCAGCAGGCAGTAGAAGCCGGCGTTGATGGAACAATATTGGTTGATTTGCCTCCTGAGGAAGCTGATGGAGTATCGCGAGTTTGGCAAAAACACGGTTTGTACAGTATTTATTTATGTTCACCAACCACCTCAGCTGAAAGAATGAATTATATCAATCAGCATGCCAATGGCTATCTGTATTATGTTTCATTAAAGGGAGTTACTGGTTCTGATGCGCTTAAGTTGCCCGAATTAAAAGCCCAATATCTGCAACGAAAGGCACAATCAAAGTTACCTCTAATGGTTGGGTTTGGAATAAAAACGCCGGAAATGGCTGCACAAGTTGCTGAATTTGCTGATGGGGTCATTGTTGGGGCGGCACTAATAAATGAAATCATTGAAGCCTATGAGGCCAAGAAAGATCCGCTGCAAGCAAGCGGGGCTCTATTGAGTTCTATGAGGCAAGCAATCGATAATATTGGAAGTATGGTATGA
- the cysS gene encoding cysteine--tRNA ligase: MLHLYNSLTRKKEPFVSLRPGKIGMYVCGITVYDHCHLGHARSMVAFDVIVRYLRSQGFDVTYVRNITDIDDKIIARASERGVSINELTAQYIEAMNNDTHALNILPPDHEPRATGHIETIIRLIQRLLDNGNAYISENDDVCYEVDTFPEYGKLSHKDIEGLVSGSRVEIVKEKRSPLDFVLWKKAKPGEPSWPSPWGEGRPGWHIECSAMAMHELGEQFDIHGGGLDLQFPHHENEIAQSEAATGKPFANYWLHVGMLQVNGEKMAKSIGNFYTIADVLKEHHPEVIRYFLLSSHYRSPLNYSEDNLLNAKKALIRLYQAVKDVPPQTADSKLDDYWQEQFNQAMNDDFNTPIALSVLFQLAHEVNKSNSPILANTLKNLAGILGVLQKDPESFLQSGLPEEEKLAIEQLIAERLQARAERNWTKADQIRADLLSKGIELEDGATGTTWRRIAE, from the coding sequence ATGTTACATTTATATAATTCTTTGACCAGAAAAAAAGAACCATTTGTTTCCTTGAGGCCCGGAAAGATAGGGATGTATGTTTGCGGAATTACTGTATATGACCACTGCCATTTAGGGCATGCACGTTCAATGGTTGCTTTTGATGTAATAGTTCGCTACCTGCGCTCACAAGGTTTTGATGTAACTTATGTCAGAAATATTACGGATATAGATGATAAAATCATTGCCAGGGCCTCAGAGAGAGGTGTATCCATCAATGAGTTGACTGCACAATATATTGAGGCAATGAATAATGATACTCATGCATTAAATATTTTGCCTCCTGATCATGAGCCAAGGGCAACCGGACACATTGAAACTATCATTCGCTTGATTCAACGCTTACTTGATAATGGCAACGCGTATATCAGTGAGAATGATGATGTGTGCTATGAAGTAGATACTTTTCCCGAATATGGGAAATTATCGCATAAGGATATTGAAGGTTTGGTTTCGGGTTCTCGCGTAGAGATTGTAAAAGAAAAACGCTCACCACTTGATTTTGTGTTATGGAAAAAAGCAAAGCCAGGTGAACCCAGTTGGCCTTCACCTTGGGGGGAAGGGCGGCCTGGATGGCATATTGAGTGTTCAGCTATGGCTATGCATGAATTAGGTGAGCAATTTGATATTCATGGAGGTGGATTGGATTTGCAATTTCCACATCATGAAAATGAAATTGCTCAAAGTGAAGCGGCTACGGGTAAACCTTTTGCTAATTATTGGCTACATGTTGGCATGTTGCAGGTCAATGGCGAAAAAATGGCAAAATCAATAGGGAATTTTTACACTATTGCCGATGTTTTAAAAGAACATCACCCGGAAGTCATCCGCTATTTTCTATTAAGCAGTCATTATCGCAGTCCTTTGAATTATTCAGAAGATAATTTATTAAATGCCAAGAAAGCTCTTATCAGACTTTATCAGGCAGTTAAAGATGTTCCGCCACAAACTGCAGATAGTAAACTGGATGATTATTGGCAAGAACAATTTAATCAGGCAATGAATGATGATTTCAATACCCCTATTGCTTTATCTGTTCTTTTCCAATTAGCTCATGAGGTAAATAAAAGTAATTCACCCATATTGGCTAATACTCTGAAGAATCTAGCTGGTATTCTTGGAGTTTTACAAAAAGATCCCGAATCATTCCTGCAATCTGGTTTGCCAGAGGAAGAAAAATTGGCTATAGAGCAACTGATTGCAGAGCGTCTTCAGGCGCGAGCTGAACGCAACTGGACAAAGGCAGATCAGATTAGGGCTGATTTATTGAGCAAAGGCATAGAGCTGGAAGATGGTGCAACAGGAACAACATGGCGGAGGATTGCTGAATAA
- a CDS encoding phosphoribosylanthranilate isomerase has protein sequence MNPSRIRIKMCGMTRSEDIQYAIDLGIDAIGLIFYPKSLRNVSLEKAKIIVNNIPPFVDIVAVLVNPEQSFVQQIINEIPVQLLQFHGEESSEFCRQFNKPFIKAIHPKTTMQIQSAVDEFFDASALLLDTPSDKERGGTGLTFDWNIIPENLSKPYILAGGLNESNILEATTTCHPYAVDVCSGIEASPGVKDHLKMSRFIKAIWG, from the coding sequence TGCCATTGATTTAGGGATTGACGCCATTGGCTTAATATTTTATCCCAAAAGTTTGCGTAATGTCTCACTGGAAAAAGCCAAGATAATAGTCAATAATATACCTCCATTTGTTGATATTGTTGCAGTTTTGGTAAATCCAGAACAATCTTTTGTTCAACAGATAATTAATGAAATTCCTGTGCAGTTATTGCAATTTCATGGCGAGGAATCTTCAGAATTTTGCAGGCAATTTAATAAGCCTTTTATCAAAGCTATTCATCCTAAGACAACAATGCAAATCCAAAGTGCTGTTGATGAGTTTTTTGATGCAAGCGCTCTATTATTGGATACGCCATCAGACAAGGAGCGAGGAGGAACGGGATTAACTTTTGACTGGAATATAATTCCTGAGAATTTATCCAAGCCTTACATATTGGCAGGTGGTTTGAATGAATCTAACATTTTAGAGGCAACAACCACATGTCATCCTTATGCAGTGGATGTATGCAGTGGTATAGAAGCTTCACCTGGAGTAAAAGATCATTTGAAAATGAGCCGATTTATAAAGGCAATATGGGGATAG
- a CDS encoding DUF3413 domain-containing protein — protein MNIKKYLKKNDLILRFAGWFFLINSFIFWLVGLGYLKSILLNASLFKNYIADYSSLSGKILILVFSVLNYLSYMMFLAFVPAIPIIIMAFFLPYKRMIWIISVIAATTSLIFLFVDSQVFSMFKFHLNKTILSFVFNSEWSVIFTFSRYELILSFCMIVFIFFLESIIAWLVWKKIVLKECLKIGKTISLFWLGGALISYFILLLSIAQNNNLFAQQIPNLPLYNQLIAYTIPDKNADDILRRYSEHYFTQPLFPNYPLRYPLHPLQCKRREKPDNIILIMVDSLRFDSLKEKYMPNTAQFAKKSWRFFQHMSAGNATHPGLFSLFYSIPSNYSTSVFEQKKSPVLIDLLLQHDYQTKIIWSGSMAPLPLHQTIYKKIANLNVNGAPIDDTGEKDRYSTREAIQFLRDRKANNPFFLHIFYNAPHDYCRYQSFPQLYKPAIEECARIGMTNHVDPLPYYNRYLNTVTFIDHEISKVLEVIEKKGYLKNSIIIITSDHGQEFNDNRQNYWGHTSNFTPIQLQVPLIIHWPGELARRFDYLTSSYDIIPTILQRLFACKNPVSDYSIGYNLLIEGKRASFLLVGSYINMGILEADRTTTLETSGRITITGVKAEPLNDAVPRMNVVTQALDLMRRYYGK, from the coding sequence ATGAATATAAAAAAATATCTAAAAAAAAATGATTTAATCTTGCGATTTGCTGGATGGTTCTTTTTAATAAACTCATTCATATTTTGGCTTGTTGGCTTGGGGTATTTAAAGTCCATTTTATTAAATGCCTCTTTATTTAAAAATTATATCGCCGATTATTCAAGTTTATCAGGAAAAATTCTCATTCTGGTTTTCTCAGTTTTAAATTATCTTTCTTACATGATGTTTTTAGCTTTTGTCCCTGCAATACCAATAATAATAATGGCATTTTTTTTACCCTATAAACGAATGATTTGGATTATCAGTGTTATTGCGGCTACCACAAGTCTTATTTTTTTATTTGTTGATAGTCAAGTTTTTTCAATGTTTAAGTTTCATCTTAACAAAACAATTTTATCGTTTGTTTTTAATTCGGAATGGAGTGTCATTTTTACCTTTTCCAGATATGAGCTGATTCTGTCTTTTTGTATGATAGTCTTTATATTCTTTCTGGAATCTATTATTGCCTGGTTGGTATGGAAAAAAATAGTTTTAAAAGAATGTTTAAAAATTGGTAAAACTATTTCATTATTTTGGCTTGGTGGCGCTTTAATAAGTTATTTTATATTGCTCTTATCGATAGCACAAAATAATAATTTGTTTGCTCAGCAAATACCTAATTTGCCACTTTATAATCAACTCATTGCTTATACTATCCCTGATAAAAACGCTGATGATATATTACGCCGCTACAGTGAGCATTATTTTACACAGCCTCTTTTCCCCAATTATCCATTACGTTATCCCTTACATCCCTTACAGTGTAAGAGGCGTGAAAAACCTGATAACATTATCCTCATCATGGTAGACTCACTTCGGTTTGATTCCCTAAAAGAAAAATATATGCCGAATACGGCACAATTTGCAAAAAAAAGTTGGCGATTTTTTCAGCATATGAGTGCTGGAAATGCTACGCATCCAGGATTATTTTCATTATTTTATTCGATTCCCAGTAATTACTCGACGTCAGTCTTCGAGCAAAAAAAATCACCAGTTTTAATCGATTTATTATTACAACATGATTATCAGACAAAAATTATTTGGTCTGGCTCTATGGCTCCACTTCCATTACATCAGACTATTTATAAAAAAATTGCCAATCTCAATGTCAATGGAGCACCAATAGATGATACCGGAGAAAAGGACAGATATTCCACGAGAGAAGCTATCCAGTTTTTAAGAGATCGTAAAGCAAATAACCCTTTTTTTCTTCATATTTTTTACAACGCGCCTCATGACTATTGTAGATATCAAAGTTTTCCGCAGTTGTATAAACCCGCAATAGAAGAATGTGCACGAATCGGAATGACAAATCATGTCGATCCATTACCTTACTACAATCGCTATTTGAATACAGTTACATTTATTGACCACGAAATTTCGAAAGTATTAGAGGTAATCGAAAAAAAAGGGTATTTAAAAAACAGTATCATTATAATTACCTCTGATCATGGTCAAGAATTTAATGATAATCGTCAAAATTATTGGGGACATACCAGTAATTTTACTCCGATTCAACTTCAGGTTCCTTTGATTATTCATTGGCCTGGGGAGTTAGCTCGTCGTTTTGACTATCTCACTAGTAGTTATGATATTATTCCTACAATATTACAGCGTTTATTTGCTTGTAAAAATCCTGTTTCTGATTACAGTATCGGATATAATTTGCTGATTGAGGGCAAGCGAGCCTCATTTCTACTGGTAGGCAGTTATATTAACATGGGAATTCTTGAAGCAGATCGCACTACAACATTAGAAACCTCCGGAAGAATTACAATTACGGGTGTGAAGGCAGAACCGCTTAATGATGCGGTCCCCAGAATGAATGTTGTAACACAGGCATTGGATTTGATGCGCAGGTATTATGGCAAATAA